A region from the Streptomyces sp. 3214.6 genome encodes:
- a CDS encoding ABC transporter permease yields the protein MSETTHDVGVVVSAPPSPDEGLTAAQLAAKYGLAVSGARPSLPEYVRQLWGRRHFILAFSSAKLAAQYSQARLGQLWQVATPLLNAGVYFMIFGLLLDAGRGMSKEVYIPFLVTGVFVFTFTQSSVMSGVRAISGNLGLVRALHFPRASLPISFALQQLQQLLYSMVVLFVVVIGFGSYPDASWALIVPVLILQFCFNSGLAMVFARAGAKTPDLAQLMPFVMRTWMYASGVMFSIPVFLADKPQWVANILQWNPAAIYMDLMRFALIEEYEAENLPAHVWGVAGGWALLLAVGGFVFFWRAEERYGRG from the coding sequence GTGAGTGAGACAACGCATGACGTCGGAGTCGTGGTGAGCGCGCCTCCGTCGCCCGACGAAGGCCTCACGGCGGCGCAGTTGGCCGCCAAGTACGGGCTGGCCGTGAGCGGGGCGCGCCCCTCCCTGCCGGAGTACGTCCGCCAGCTCTGGGGCCGACGCCACTTCATCCTGGCCTTCTCCTCGGCGAAACTGGCCGCGCAGTACAGCCAGGCCAGGCTCGGCCAGCTGTGGCAGGTGGCCACTCCGCTGCTGAACGCCGGCGTGTACTTCATGATCTTCGGCCTGCTGCTCGACGCCGGCCGGGGCATGTCGAAGGAGGTGTACATCCCCTTCCTGGTCACGGGCGTCTTCGTGTTCACCTTCACGCAGAGCTCGGTGATGAGCGGTGTCCGCGCGATCTCCGGCAACCTCGGCCTGGTGCGCGCCCTGCACTTCCCGCGCGCCTCGCTGCCGATCTCCTTCGCCCTGCAGCAGCTCCAGCAACTGCTGTACTCGATGGTCGTGCTGTTCGTGGTCGTCATCGGCTTCGGTAGCTACCCGGACGCCTCCTGGGCGTTGATCGTGCCGGTGCTGATACTGCAGTTCTGCTTCAACTCCGGCCTGGCGATGGTGTTCGCGCGGGCCGGCGCCAAGACCCCTGACCTGGCGCAGTTGATGCCGTTCGTGATGCGGACCTGGATGTACGCCTCCGGCGTGATGTTCTCCATCCCCGTCTTCCTCGCCGACAAGCCGCAGTGGGTGGCGAACATCCTGCAGTGGAACCCGGCTGCCATCTACATGGACCTGATGCGCTTCGCGCTCATCGAGGAGTACGAGGCCGAGAACCTGCCCGCCCACGTGTGGGGGGTCGCGGGCGGCTGGGCGCTGCTGCTGGCGGTCGGCGGCTTCGTGTTCTTCTGGCGGGCCGAGGAGAGGTACGGCCGTGGCTGA
- a CDS encoding glycosyltransferase family 2 protein yields the protein MGNRPDELRALLDSVAKQDGDQVQVVVVGNGAPVPDVPEGVRTVELPENLGIPGGRNVGIEAFGPSGRDVDVLLFLDDDGLLAHHDTAELCRQAFDADPKLGIISFRIADPETGVTQRRHVPRLRASDPMRSSRVTTFLGGANAVRTKVFAEVGGLPDEFFYAHEETDLAWRALDAGWMIDYRSDMVLHHPTTAPSRHAVYHRMVARNRVWLARRNLPVPLVPVYLGVWLLLTLARRPSGSALKAWFGGFREGWSTPCGPRRPMKWRTVWRLTRLGRPPVI from the coding sequence ATGGGCAACCGCCCCGACGAGCTGCGCGCGCTGCTCGACTCGGTCGCCAAGCAGGACGGCGACCAGGTCCAGGTCGTGGTCGTCGGCAACGGCGCGCCCGTCCCGGACGTCCCCGAGGGCGTCCGCACGGTCGAACTGCCCGAGAACCTCGGCATCCCCGGCGGCCGCAACGTCGGCATCGAGGCCTTCGGCCCCAGCGGCCGGGACGTCGACGTCCTGCTGTTCCTGGACGACGACGGCCTCCTCGCCCACCACGACACCGCCGAGCTGTGCCGGCAGGCCTTCGACGCCGATCCGAAGCTGGGCATCATCAGCTTCCGGATCGCCGACCCGGAGACCGGGGTCACCCAGCGCCGCCACGTACCCCGGCTGCGCGCCTCCGACCCGATGCGCTCCTCCCGGGTCACCACCTTCCTCGGCGGCGCCAACGCCGTCCGCACGAAGGTCTTCGCGGAAGTCGGCGGACTCCCGGACGAGTTCTTCTACGCCCACGAGGAGACCGATCTGGCCTGGCGGGCCCTCGACGCGGGCTGGATGATCGACTACCGGTCCGACATGGTGCTGCACCACCCGACGACGGCGCCCTCGCGGCACGCGGTGTACCACCGCATGGTCGCCCGCAACCGCGTCTGGCTGGCCCGCCGCAACCTTCCCGTCCCGCTGGTCCCGGTCTACCTCGGGGTCTGGCTGCTGCTGACGCTGGCGCGCCGCCCCTCGGGCTCCGCGCTGAAGGCCTGGTTCGGCGGTTTCCGGGAAGGCTGGAGCACTCCGTGCGGACCGCGCAGGCCCATGAAGTGGCGCACGGTATGGCGGCTGACCCGACTGGGCCGGCCCCCGGTGATCTGA
- a CDS encoding CDP-alcohol phosphatidyltransferase family protein: MSRPSVAELRPVVHPPGVKDRRSGEHWMGRLYMREVSLRVDRYLVNTRVTPNQLTYLMTVFGVLAAPALLVPGITGAVLGVVCVQMYLLLDCVDGEIARWKKQYSLGGVYLDRVGAYLTDAAVLVGFGLRAADLWGSGRIDWLWAFLGTLAALGAILIKAETDLVGVARHQGGLPPVKESASEPRSSGMALARRAASALKFHRLILGIEASLLILVLAVVDQVRGDLFFSRLGVAVLAGIALLQTLLHLVSILVSSRLK, from the coding sequence ATGTCAAGGCCATCGGTAGCTGAACTCAGACCGGTCGTCCACCCTCCGGGGGTGAAGGACCGGCGCAGCGGTGAGCACTGGATGGGGCGCCTCTACATGCGTGAGGTGTCCCTGCGAGTCGACCGCTATCTGGTGAACACCAGGGTCACGCCCAACCAGCTCACGTACCTGATGACCGTCTTCGGCGTCCTCGCGGCCCCGGCGCTGCTGGTGCCGGGGATCACGGGCGCCGTGCTCGGCGTGGTGTGCGTCCAGATGTACCTGCTGCTGGACTGCGTGGACGGCGAGATCGCCCGCTGGAAGAAGCAGTACTCCCTCGGCGGGGTCTACCTGGACCGGGTCGGGGCGTATCTCACCGACGCCGCCGTCCTCGTCGGCTTCGGGCTGCGCGCCGCCGACCTGTGGGGCAGCGGCCGGATCGACTGGCTGTGGGCCTTCCTCGGCACGCTGGCCGCGCTCGGCGCGATCCTGATCAAGGCGGAGACCGACCTCGTCGGCGTCGCCCGCCACCAGGGCGGGCTGCCGCCCGTCAAGGAGTCGGCGTCCGAACCGCGCTCCTCCGGCATGGCGCTGGCCCGGCGGGCCGCCTCGGCGCTCAAGTTCCACCGGCTGATCCTCGGCATCGAGGCGTCCCTGCTGATCCTGGTCCTGGCGGTCGTCGACCAGGTCCGCGGCGACCTGTTCTTCTCCCGGCTCGGCGTCGCCGTACTGGCGGGCATCGCGCTGCTGCAGACGCTGCTGCACCTGGTGTCCATCCTCGTGTCGAGCAGGCTGAAGTGA
- a CDS encoding iron-containing alcohol dehydrogenase family protein has protein sequence MPVLTRLIPSPVVVDIRPGALDDLVGVLADERISHSGKLAIAVSGGSGARLRERLTPALPGATWYEVGGGTLDDAVRLAGDIKAGRYDAVVGLGGGKIIDCAKFAAARVGLPLVAVPTNLAHDGLCSPVATLDNDAGRGSYGVPNPIAVVIDLDVIREAPVRFVRAGIGDAVSNISAIADWELASRVKGEKIDGLAAAIARQAGEAVLRHPGGIGDTDFLQVLAEALVLSGIAMSVSGDSRPSSGACHEINHAFDLLFPQRAAAHGEQCGLGAAFAMYLRGAHEESAYMAQVLRRHGLPVLPEEIGFTVDEFVRAVEFAPETRPGRYTILEHLDLKTEQIKDIYADYVKAIGS, from the coding sequence GTGCCAGTACTGACCCGGCTGATCCCCTCGCCGGTCGTCGTCGACATCCGCCCCGGCGCCCTCGACGACCTCGTCGGGGTCCTCGCCGACGAGCGCATCTCGCACTCCGGCAAGCTCGCGATCGCCGTCAGCGGCGGCTCCGGCGCCCGGCTGCGCGAGCGCCTCACCCCGGCCCTGCCCGGCGCCACCTGGTACGAGGTCGGCGGCGGCACCCTCGACGACGCCGTGCGGCTCGCCGGTGACATAAAGGCAGGCCGCTACGACGCGGTCGTCGGCCTCGGCGGCGGCAAGATCATCGACTGCGCCAAGTTCGCCGCGGCCAGGGTGGGCCTCCCGCTGGTCGCCGTCCCCACCAACCTCGCGCACGACGGCCTGTGCTCGCCGGTCGCCACCCTCGACAACGACGCGGGCCGCGGCTCCTACGGAGTGCCGAACCCGATCGCGGTCGTCATCGACCTCGATGTCATCCGCGAGGCCCCCGTCCGCTTCGTACGGGCCGGCATCGGCGACGCGGTGTCGAACATCTCGGCCATCGCCGACTGGGAGCTCGCGAGCCGGGTCAAGGGCGAGAAGATCGACGGCCTCGCCGCCGCGATCGCCCGCCAGGCCGGCGAGGCGGTCCTCAGACACCCCGGCGGCATCGGGGACACCGACTTCCTCCAGGTGCTGGCCGAGGCGCTGGTGCTCAGCGGCATCGCCATGTCGGTGTCGGGCGACTCCCGCCCGTCCTCCGGCGCCTGCCACGAGATCAACCACGCCTTCGACCTGCTCTTCCCCCAGCGCGCCGCCGCCCACGGCGAGCAGTGCGGACTCGGCGCGGCCTTCGCGATGTACCTGCGCGGAGCACACGAGGAGTCCGCCTACATGGCCCAGGTGCTGCGCCGGCACGGACTGCCGGTCCTGCCCGAGGAGATCGGCTTCACGGTGGACGAGTTCGTCCGCGCCGTGGAGTTCGCCCCCGAGACCCGGCCCGGCCGCTACACGATCCTCGAACACCTCGACCTCAAGACCGAACAGATCAAGGACATCTACGCCGACTATGTCAAGGCCATCGGTAGCTGA
- a CDS encoding phosphocholine cytidylyltransferase family protein has protein sequence MIGLVLAAGAGRRLRPYTDTLPKALVPVGPAGIEGEPTVLDLTLGNFAEIGLTEVAVIVGYRKEAVYERKAALEAKYGLKLTLIDNDKAEEWNNAYSLWCGRDALKDGVILANGDTVHPVSVEKTLLAARGEGRRIILALDTVKSLADEEMKVVVDPEKGMTKITKLMDPAEATGEYIGVTLIEGDAAPELADALRTVWETDPQQFYEHGYQELVGRGFRIDVAPIGDVKWVEIDNHDDLARGREIACQY, from the coding sequence ATGATCGGCCTCGTGCTGGCGGCCGGCGCCGGCCGGCGTCTGCGCCCCTACACCGACACCCTGCCGAAGGCGCTGGTGCCGGTGGGGCCCGCGGGCATAGAGGGTGAGCCCACGGTGCTCGACCTGACGCTCGGCAACTTCGCCGAGATCGGTCTCACCGAGGTCGCGGTCATCGTCGGCTACCGCAAGGAGGCCGTGTACGAGCGCAAGGCGGCGCTGGAGGCGAAGTACGGCCTCAAGCTCACCCTCATCGACAACGACAAGGCCGAGGAGTGGAACAACGCCTACTCCCTGTGGTGCGGCCGGGACGCCCTCAAGGACGGCGTGATCCTCGCCAACGGCGACACCGTGCACCCGGTCTCCGTCGAGAAGACGCTGCTCGCCGCCCGCGGTGAGGGCAGGCGGATCATCCTTGCCCTCGACACCGTGAAGTCCCTGGCGGACGAGGAGATGAAGGTCGTCGTCGACCCCGAGAAGGGCATGACGAAGATCACCAAGCTGATGGACCCGGCCGAGGCCACCGGCGAGTACATCGGCGTCACCCTCATCGAGGGCGACGCGGCCCCCGAACTGGCAGACGCGCTCAGGACCGTGTGGGAGACCGACCCCCAGCAGTTCTACGAGCACGGCTACCAGGAGCTCGTGGGCCGCGGCTTCCGCATCGACGTGGCGCCGATCGGCGACGTCAAGTGGGTCGAGATCGACAACCACGACGATCTCGCCCGTGGACGGGAGATCGCGTGCCAGTACTGA